A genomic window from Haladaptatus caseinilyticus includes:
- a CDS encoding diacylglycerol/polyprenol kinase family protein, which translates to MSGEIKRRLVHVSGTGFPALYLLDLVTWQELRLLLVLGSLVALVLEIIRLFVGLNWRIYDELTREYEQDNLAGYALYFFGMTVTAWVFQPQIAIPAMLMLTIADPISGLLGSGELGIKAVHTLLVTFAVCLAIASIFGLPVPAAILGAIAATLADGVKPVIAGYVIDDNLTIPIGAGVAIFVGLQYLPVTV; encoded by the coding sequence GTGTCAGGCGAAATCAAGCGTCGACTGGTCCACGTCAGTGGAACTGGGTTTCCTGCGCTCTACCTACTGGACTTGGTAACGTGGCAGGAGTTGCGCTTGCTTCTCGTCCTCGGGTCGCTGGTCGCGCTCGTCCTCGAAATCATTCGCCTGTTCGTGGGACTGAATTGGCGGATTTACGACGAACTCACGCGGGAGTACGAACAGGACAACCTCGCCGGGTACGCCCTCTACTTTTTCGGAATGACCGTCACGGCGTGGGTGTTCCAACCACAAATCGCGATTCCGGCGATGCTCATGCTGACCATCGCCGACCCGATCAGCGGTCTCCTCGGTTCGGGCGAGCTTGGTATCAAAGCAGTTCATACCTTGCTCGTGACGTTCGCTGTCTGTCTCGCCATCGCATCGATCTTCGGCCTTCCGGTTCCGGCAGCAATTCTTGGCGCGATAGCCGCGACGCTCGCGGACGGCGTGAAACCGGTTATCGCGGGCTACGTCATCGACGACAACCTCACGATTCCAATCGGTGCTGGGGTGGCGATTTTCGTCGGATTGCAGTATCTTCCCGTGACCGTCTGA
- a CDS encoding DEAD/DEAH box helicase, protein MATTDAETNYVEHPYLAPQFIERRLYQIQLAGTARNDHTLVCLPTGLGKTTVSLLVTAERLNEVGGKSLLLAPTKPLVNQHADFYREALSVPDEEIVVFTGEVRPDERSKLWDSSTIIIATPQVVENDLVGGRIDLGPVTHITFDECHRATGDYAYNYIAERYHTDANDPLVTGMSASPGGDKESILEVCENLGLHEVEVMTEEDSDVSTYTHDTDVEWVRVQLPDEIIEIRDALNEVISDRLERLKQLGVVNTTRPDISQKDLNKVRGQLQKLIDNDQSEGYKGMSAHAEVMKLRRAVELAETQSVESLRRYFERQRNSARSSGASKASQRMVSEPKVQEAMRKAVQYDDRHPKFRKAHTFVAQTLVDGGQRIIVFTESRDTAETLTEFFGQHFDARRFVGQGDKDGSDGMTQKQQQEALDNFRAGEFEVLVSTSVAEEGLDVPEVDLVLFYEPVPTAVRSIQRKGRTGRQAQGQVVVLLAEDTRDEAYFWISKRREDEMEEELRKLKGVAMEVEEELDQSQQTLGDFDTDGTDEVSHGLQEFETSNANSEAKNAAEPDGVVATARKRDNSENVEIVADQRELDANIARDLSARDGVDVRLETLAVGDYVLSDRVVVERKSVSDFLDTLVGGDRSVFEQVGDMNRHYARPIVIIEGDGLYEQRNVHPNAIRGALSSLAIDFGASVLRTEDEKDTTDLLEVIATREQEVSDREVSVHGDKHTKTLPEQQEYVVGSIADIGPVTARSLLETFGTVQAVMTAEKDELMEAQGVGEVTADRIREVVAEEYDS, encoded by the coding sequence ATGGCGACCACGGACGCTGAAACGAACTACGTGGAACATCCCTATCTCGCGCCGCAGTTCATCGAGCGACGACTCTACCAGATTCAACTCGCGGGCACCGCACGTAACGACCATACGCTGGTTTGTCTCCCCACTGGACTGGGGAAGACGACGGTCAGCCTGCTCGTCACGGCGGAGCGTCTGAACGAAGTCGGCGGTAAATCGCTCCTCCTCGCGCCGACGAAACCGCTGGTCAACCAGCACGCGGATTTCTATCGGGAGGCGTTGTCTGTTCCGGACGAGGAAATCGTCGTGTTTACTGGCGAGGTGCGCCCGGACGAACGCTCGAAATTGTGGGATTCTTCGACGATCATCATCGCAACGCCACAGGTCGTGGAAAACGACCTCGTCGGCGGGCGTATCGACCTCGGGCCGGTCACGCACATCACCTTCGACGAATGTCATCGAGCGACCGGCGACTACGCGTACAACTATATCGCCGAACGCTATCACACGGACGCAAACGACCCGCTCGTCACTGGAATGAGCGCGTCGCCGGGTGGCGATAAGGAGTCGATTCTGGAGGTGTGTGAAAATCTGGGCCTCCACGAAGTCGAAGTGATGACCGAGGAGGACAGCGACGTTTCGACCTATACGCACGACACCGACGTCGAATGGGTTCGCGTCCAACTCCCGGACGAGATCATCGAGATTCGAGACGCGCTGAACGAAGTCATCTCGGACCGACTGGAGCGACTGAAACAACTCGGCGTCGTCAACACCACGCGTCCGGATATATCGCAGAAGGATCTGAACAAAGTTCGAGGTCAGCTGCAAAAGCTCATCGACAACGACCAGTCGGAGGGATACAAGGGAATGTCCGCACACGCGGAGGTGATGAAACTTCGCCGGGCAGTCGAACTCGCCGAAACCCAGAGTGTCGAATCGCTTCGGCGGTATTTCGAACGGCAGCGAAACTCCGCCCGGTCGTCGGGGGCGTCGAAGGCGAGCCAACGTATGGTTTCGGAGCCGAAGGTGCAGGAGGCGATGCGGAAAGCGGTACAGTACGATGACCGCCATCCGAAATTCCGCAAAGCCCACACTTTCGTCGCTCAAACCCTCGTGGACGGTGGTCAACGAATCATCGTGTTTACCGAATCGCGCGATACGGCGGAGACGCTCACCGAGTTTTTCGGTCAGCATTTCGATGCTCGACGGTTCGTCGGACAGGGCGACAAGGACGGAAGCGACGGTATGACGCAGAAACAACAACAGGAAGCACTCGACAATTTCCGTGCCGGCGAGTTCGAGGTGTTGGTGTCTACTTCCGTCGCGGAGGAAGGCCTGGACGTGCCGGAAGTCGATTTGGTCCTGTTTTACGAACCCGTCCCGACCGCGGTTCGTTCGATTCAGCGGAAGGGACGAACTGGACGACAGGCGCAGGGACAGGTAGTGGTGCTCCTCGCCGAAGATACCCGCGACGAGGCGTACTTCTGGATTTCGAAGCGACGGGAGGACGAGATGGAAGAGGAGCTACGGAAACTGAAAGGTGTCGCCATGGAGGTCGAGGAGGAACTCGACCAATCACAACAGACGTTGGGTGATTTCGATACCGACGGCACCGACGAGGTCAGCCATGGTTTACAGGAGTTCGAGACGTCGAACGCAAACTCGGAGGCGAAGAACGCGGCCGAACCGGACGGCGTCGTGGCGACTGCTCGAAAACGCGACAACAGCGAAAACGTCGAAATCGTCGCCGACCAGCGCGAACTCGACGCGAACATCGCCCGTGATCTCTCCGCCCGCGACGGCGTGGACGTTCGCCTCGAAACCCTTGCCGTCGGTGACTACGTGCTAAGTGACCGAGTCGTCGTGGAGCGAAAGTCCGTGAGTGACTTCCTCGACACGTTGGTCGGTGGGGACCGCTCCGTGTTCGAGCAGGTCGGCGATATGAACCGTCACTACGCCCGGCCGATCGTCATCATCGAGGGCGATGGACTGTACGAGCAGAGAAACGTTCATCCCAACGCGATTCGCGGCGCGTTGTCCTCGCTGGCGATCGATTTCGGGGCAAGTGTTCTCCGCACTGAAGACGAGAAGGATACAACTGACTTGCTCGAAGTCATCGCCACGCGGGAACAGGAAGTGAGTGATCGCGAGGTTTCGGTCCACGGTGACAAACACACAAAGACGCTTCCAGAACAACAGGAGTACGTTGTCGGCTCCATCGCTGACATCGGCCCGGTCACCGCTCGTTCGTTGTTGGAGACGTTCGGAACGGTTCAAGCAGTGATGACTGCGGAGAAAGACGAACTTATGGAAGCGCAGGGCGTCGGCGAAGTCACTGCTGATCGTATCCGTGAAGTCGTTGCTGAGGAGTACGACTCGTAA
- the glyS gene encoding glycine--tRNA ligase, which produces MSGELVELAKRRGYFFQAAEPYGGVSGFYVYGPQGAALKRNIEDSWRDRFQVQEGHREIEAPTIMPEPVFEASGHLDGFDDMLVECPECGESHRADHLIEDNTDIEDAESFPLDEVGDLIAEHDLHCPTCDTPLAGEPVEDFNLMFQTDIGPGSGQSGYLRPETAQGIFVEFPRLKEYARNRLPFGITQIGKAYRNEISPRKSIVRVREFTQAELEHFIDPEEDEPPLHRVEDVEVRLYSAPEQQDDEGRYLDTTVGEAVEEGIIASDWVAYYVGVAQEWYERIGIDMNRFRFRQHLAGERAHYASDCWDAEGEIDGDWIELAGISDRSDYDLSKHGEYSDEDFTVFRQYDEPKVVERATVDPDMSYLGPEFGGAAGDIADALQTLAERDRSAFDDDEVTVEANGESHTIPVEKTGFTVEEIKESGEHIMPHVIEPSIGVGRALYTVLVHAYEQDEVEGETRTRLALEPELAPTTVGVFPLMDKDGMGETAREIATDLRKDGFDVTYDDSGNIGRRYRRQDEVGTPFCVTVDYEGLEDDTVTLRERDSTEQRRVPVADLPDLLSSLKAGEISFDDLTENSLRNQ; this is translated from the coding sequence ATGAGCGGTGAACTAGTCGAACTCGCCAAACGACGCGGCTATTTCTTTCAGGCCGCGGAGCCGTACGGCGGCGTTTCGGGCTTCTACGTTTACGGCCCGCAGGGTGCTGCGCTAAAACGCAACATCGAGGATTCGTGGCGTGACCGCTTCCAAGTACAGGAAGGCCACCGCGAAATCGAGGCACCGACGATCATGCCGGAACCAGTTTTCGAAGCGTCCGGCCACTTGGACGGTTTCGACGATATGCTCGTCGAATGTCCGGAATGTGGCGAAAGTCACCGCGCGGACCATCTCATCGAGGACAACACGGACATCGAGGACGCGGAAAGCTTTCCGCTGGACGAAGTCGGCGACCTCATCGCGGAACACGACCTCCACTGCCCGACCTGCGACACTCCATTGGCGGGCGAACCGGTCGAGGATTTCAACCTCATGTTTCAGACCGATATCGGCCCCGGTTCCGGCCAATCGGGCTATCTCCGCCCGGAGACGGCACAAGGTATCTTCGTGGAGTTCCCACGACTCAAAGAATACGCTCGCAACCGGCTTCCGTTCGGTATTACGCAAATCGGCAAAGCGTATCGGAACGAAATCAGCCCCCGGAAATCCATCGTTCGCGTTCGCGAGTTCACGCAAGCCGAGTTGGAACACTTCATCGACCCCGAGGAGGACGAACCCCCGCTTCACCGCGTTGAAGACGTGGAAGTGAGGCTCTATTCGGCTCCCGAACAACAGGACGACGAGGGCAGATATCTCGATACGACGGTCGGCGAGGCAGTCGAGGAGGGCATCATCGCCAGCGATTGGGTCGCCTACTACGTCGGTGTCGCCCAGGAGTGGTACGAGCGAATCGGGATCGATATGAATCGATTCCGGTTCCGACAGCACCTCGCGGGTGAGCGTGCCCACTATGCGAGTGACTGCTGGGACGCCGAGGGTGAAATCGACGGTGACTGGATCGAACTCGCCGGTATCTCCGACCGAAGCGACTACGACCTCTCGAAACACGGCGAGTACTCCGATGAGGATTTCACCGTCTTCCGACAGTACGACGAGCCAAAGGTGGTCGAACGTGCGACTGTAGACCCAGACATGAGCTATCTCGGGCCTGAATTCGGCGGTGCTGCAGGCGACATCGCCGACGCGCTCCAGACCCTCGCCGAGCGGGACCGATCGGCGTTCGACGATGACGAAGTCACCGTCGAAGCCAACGGCGAGTCGCACACGATTCCGGTCGAGAAAACCGGCTTCACCGTCGAGGAGATCAAAGAGTCCGGCGAACACATCATGCCGCATGTCATCGAACCCTCCATCGGCGTCGGTCGTGCCCTCTACACCGTTCTCGTCCACGCATACGAACAGGACGAAGTCGAAGGCGAGACCCGAACCCGTCTGGCGCTCGAACCCGAACTCGCACCGACCACGGTCGGCGTGTTCCCGCTGATGGACAAAGACGGCATGGGTGAGACCGCACGCGAAATCGCCACCGACCTGCGGAAGGATGGTTTCGACGTGACGTACGACGACTCCGGCAACATCGGCCGACGCTATCGTCGGCAGGACGAAGTCGGGACGCCGTTCTGTGTGACGGTTGACTACGAGGGTCTCGAAGACGACACCGTGACGCTCCGTGAACGCGATTCGACGGAACAACGGCGGGTCCCCGTTGCCGATTTACCCGACCTCCTCTCGTCGCTCAAAGCTGGCGAAATCTCGTTCGACGACCTCACGGAAAACTCGCTTCGAAACCAGTAA
- a CDS encoding DUF7529 family protein gives MPEIGDEDTDYAERIAANADVEKGAWQRTLDDMEAMAADLEEEGWNVIRIAASHTAPENTEAGRTDRFGFVYVIPDNHADEFSEAVEAGTFPSYQVFRQEMSSRVFMLTQYLDPDTDTVILIAGTYEMMHAPALVKTAKREDEMYSHVQTIDGTVLGSFRHDDYTKFFPNPEKYDNYAPEPRVGDHHDDEE, from the coding sequence ATGCCAGAAATCGGTGACGAGGATACTGATTACGCCGAGCGTATCGCGGCCAACGCGGACGTGGAGAAGGGGGCGTGGCAGCGAACGCTCGACGATATGGAGGCGATGGCGGCGGACCTCGAAGAGGAAGGCTGGAACGTCATCCGGATTGCAGCCAGTCATACCGCTCCTGAAAATACGGAAGCGGGAAGAACGGACCGATTCGGTTTCGTCTACGTCATTCCGGACAACCATGCCGACGAGTTCAGCGAAGCAGTCGAAGCGGGAACGTTCCCTTCCTATCAGGTTTTCAGACAGGAAATGTCGTCGCGAGTATTCATGTTGACGCAGTATCTCGACCCCGATACCGACACCGTGATTCTCATCGCAGGGACCTACGAGATGATGCACGCCCCAGCACTCGTGAAAACGGCGAAGCGCGAGGACGAAATGTACAGTCACGTCCAGACAATCGACGGGACCGTTCTCGGGTCGTTCCGCCATGACGACTACACCAAGTTCTTCCCGAATCCGGAAAAGTACGACAACTACGCCCCAGAACCACGTGTCGGCGATCATCACGACGACGAGGAGTAG
- a CDS encoding DUF7555 family protein: protein MVETNQSPPRVRQLLDAFVYAMAVTGVVFVLGVLVSFSLGSDLVGVKYFLFLIGFLLFGYATFQMLPDPPWDVRKTGDGDVEVVRNDARGEVIGSREETRFQTAVQRIPPLSRYSIPPEQRLPSTTKLLIASFAVLATSFVMETVFGVGM, encoded by the coding sequence ATGGTCGAGACGAACCAGTCCCCCCCGCGGGTTCGACAGTTGCTCGATGCGTTCGTCTACGCGATGGCAGTGACTGGTGTCGTGTTCGTCCTCGGCGTTTTGGTGAGCTTTTCGCTCGGGAGCGACCTCGTCGGTGTGAAATACTTCCTCTTTCTTATCGGATTTTTGCTCTTCGGCTACGCGACGTTCCAAATGCTCCCCGACCCACCGTGGGACGTCAGAAAGACTGGCGATGGTGACGTCGAAGTCGTCCGCAACGATGCTCGGGGGGAGGTCATCGGCTCACGGGAAGAGACTCGGTTCCAAACTGCGGTACAACGCATCCCACCGCTCTCCCGCTATTCCATTCCGCCGGAGCAACGGCTCCCTTCGACGACGAAACTGCTGATCGCTAGCTTCGCAGTGTTAGCGACATCGTTCGTTATGGAGACGGTGTTCGGCGTCGGCATGTAG
- a CDS encoding CBS domain-containing protein, translating to MNVAEAMTPRSDVVTVELPGTRDDVLEYLQERSFSSVPVVKQTDEGERYRGLISRDDLIENPDEDQLALLMRDVATTTQDATVEEVAELMLKEQIRRVPVVDGELEGIVTVTDVVRAIAEGEADGDTEVGTLANTDVNTCYVDSPLTVAEREIFYANVPYAVVLDKEGEMDGILTEVDIIEVARVVEGEDDTGGSIANEDDEWMWEGIKSVGNSYIPTRNVEIPSAPVREFMTENVVNVTKRKTAREVSQMMLNNDIEQIPLVSGDQLVGIVRDVNLLEALK from the coding sequence ATGAACGTTGCCGAAGCGATGACACCCCGGTCCGACGTCGTTACTGTCGAGCTTCCGGGTACGCGCGACGACGTACTCGAATACCTTCAGGAGCGCTCGTTTTCTTCCGTCCCGGTCGTCAAACAGACCGATGAGGGCGAACGGTATCGTGGTCTCATCTCCCGCGATGACCTCATCGAAAATCCGGATGAAGATCAACTCGCGCTACTCATGCGCGATGTCGCGACGACGACGCAGGACGCTACCGTGGAAGAAGTCGCCGAACTGATGTTGAAAGAGCAAATCCGCCGTGTTCCGGTCGTGGACGGCGAACTCGAAGGAATCGTCACCGTTACTGACGTCGTTCGAGCGATCGCCGAGGGCGAAGCGGATGGCGATACCGAAGTCGGTACGTTGGCCAACACGGACGTCAACACCTGCTACGTTGACTCGCCGCTGACGGTCGCCGAACGGGAAATCTTCTACGCGAACGTTCCCTACGCGGTCGTCCTCGATAAGGAGGGTGAGATGGATGGGATTCTCACCGAAGTTGATATCATCGAAGTGGCCCGCGTGGTCGAGGGCGAGGACGACACTGGTGGAAGTATCGCCAACGAGGACGACGAATGGATGTGGGAGGGAATCAAATCGGTCGGCAACAGCTACATCCCGACACGAAACGTGGAGATTCCGTCCGCACCGGTCCGGGAGTTCATGACCGAAAACGTCGTCAACGTCACGAAGCGTAAAACCGCTCGAGAGGTGTCTCAGATGATGCTGAACAACGATATCGAACAAATCCCGCTCGTCAGCGGCGACCAACTCGTCGGTATCGTCCGGGACGTGAATCTGCTGGAGGCACTCAAATGA